The Neobacillus sp. PS3-34 genome has a window encoding:
- a CDS encoding SDR family oxidoreductase: protein MFLPSFKVDGKKAVVTGAGRGIGRALAIGLAEAGADIALMSRTEGDLEETASYIHKLGKRTLILPTDVTKREEIQDSIHRIKDEWGGFDILVNNAGMNIRSKALEVTDDEWKTIMDTNLKSAFMMSQEAGRVMKEQGTGGRIISITSVGGHVALRTGVVYAATKAALIQMTKVLALEWGQYNINVNAIGPWYFKTPLTEKLLSDEAYVNDILAVTPLKRIGELPELVGPVVFLASDAGNYVHGQTLFVDGGMTIQGF from the coding sequence ATGTTTTTGCCTTCTTTTAAAGTGGATGGAAAAAAAGCAGTGGTGACCGGAGCGGGCAGAGGAATCGGACGTGCCCTGGCGATTGGCCTTGCTGAAGCTGGCGCAGATATTGCCCTAATGTCAAGAACGGAAGGAGACCTCGAAGAAACGGCATCATACATACATAAATTAGGAAAAAGGACTTTGATTCTGCCAACAGATGTAACCAAAAGAGAGGAAATTCAGGATTCAATTCATAGAATAAAAGATGAATGGGGAGGTTTTGATATCCTTGTGAATAATGCAGGGATGAATATCCGCTCAAAAGCATTGGAAGTTACGGATGACGAATGGAAAACAATCATGGATACAAACCTGAAGTCTGCTTTTATGATGTCACAGGAGGCAGGCAGAGTTATGAAGGAGCAGGGGACAGGAGGAAGGATTATTTCTATAACCTCTGTCGGAGGGCATGTAGCATTAAGAACAGGAGTGGTTTATGCAGCAACCAAGGCTGCCCTGATTCAGATGACGAAAGTATTGGCATTGGAGTGGGGTCAATACAATATTAATGTCAACGCAATAGGACCTTGGTATTTTAAAACCCCACTGACTGAAAAACTGTTATCGGATGAAGCATATGTGAATGATATTCTTGCCGTTACACCTCTGAAAAGGATTGGCGAACTGCCAGAACTTGTAGGTCCAGTTGTATTTTTAGCATCTGACGCAGGAAACTATGTCCATGGCCAAACATTGTTTGTGGACGGAGGAATGACCATTCAGGGATTTTAA
- a CDS encoding dynamin family protein: MIRTGHQLENALTLKSRLISLYEYLMNEQDGVTASKVKQLGEKLEKREFTIAFCGHFSAGKSTMINTVIGEKLLPSSPIPTSANLVRVKSGEEYAKVFFKKDQPRLYLAPYDYELVKNFCKDGDQIEEIEISHNNSSLPENAVIMDTPGIDSADDAHRIATESAIHLADLVFYVMDYNHVQAELNFLFTRELTQSGKDIYLVINQIDKHQEEELSFRDFKQSVKESFASWG, encoded by the coding sequence ATGATTCGAACCGGTCACCAGCTAGAGAATGCATTGACATTAAAAAGCAGATTGATTTCATTATATGAATATTTAATGAATGAACAGGATGGGGTAACAGCCTCAAAAGTAAAACAATTGGGGGAAAAGCTTGAAAAGCGGGAATTCACGATAGCCTTTTGCGGCCATTTTTCTGCTGGAAAATCAACGATGATTAACACTGTAATCGGAGAAAAATTATTGCCTTCAAGTCCGATTCCTACCAGCGCCAACCTCGTTAGGGTTAAATCGGGAGAAGAATACGCAAAGGTTTTCTTTAAAAAAGATCAACCTCGCTTATATTTAGCTCCATACGATTATGAGTTAGTAAAAAATTTCTGCAAGGATGGCGACCAAATCGAAGAGATTGAAATCAGCCATAACAATTCAAGCCTGCCGGAAAACGCCGTCATTATGGATACTCCAGGAATAGATTCCGCAGATGATGCACACCGCATCGCTACAGAGTCAGCCATACATCTCGCTGATTTGGTCTTCTATGTAATGGATTATAATCATGTTCAGGCTGAATTGAATTTTCTGTTTACAAGAGAATTAACACAGTCAGGCAAAGATATTTATCTTGTCATTAATCAAATTGATAAACATCAGGAGGAAGAGCTTAGCTTCCGTGATTTTAAGCAAAGCGTTAAGGAATCTTTTGCCTCCTGGGGGTAA